From one Planktothrix agardhii NIES-204 genomic stretch:
- the rlmN gene encoding ribosomal RNA large subunit methyltransferase N — MITTANSTSTPLLGLSLEQLTDWVKQQGQPAYRGKQLYDWIYHKGAKSIGEITVFSKQWRETVGDVNIGRSTIHYQAIAPDKTIKYLLKLADGQIIEAVGIPSEKRLTVCVSSQVGCPMGCDFCATGKGGFTRNLEPHEIIDQVLTVQEDFQRRVSNIVFMGMGEPLLNTENVIAAIKSLNQDVGIGQRMITVSTVGLRGKIREFAEYDLQVTLAVSLHASYQNIREELIPSAKAYPLSQLFAECRDYVKLTGRRISFEYILLAGLNDLPEHAIELASQLRGFQSHVNLIPYNPIQEVDYKRPNTQGINEFMDILKERKIAVSVRYSRGLEADAACGQLRASQA, encoded by the coding sequence ATGATTACTACTGCAAACTCGACATCAACTCCCCTACTCGGTTTATCTTTAGAACAACTCACCGACTGGGTAAAACAGCAGGGACAACCTGCTTATCGAGGAAAACAATTATATGATTGGATTTATCATAAAGGCGCGAAATCCATAGGGGAAATTACGGTATTTTCTAAACAATGGCGGGAGACAGTTGGGGATGTTAATATTGGTCGCTCCACTATTCATTATCAAGCGATCGCTCCTGATAAAACCATTAAATATTTATTAAAATTAGCCGATGGTCAAATTATTGAAGCGGTGGGAATCCCTAGCGAAAAACGCTTAACGGTTTGTGTTTCTTCCCAGGTGGGTTGTCCGATGGGGTGTGATTTTTGTGCGACGGGAAAAGGCGGCTTTACTCGCAATTTAGAACCCCATGAAATCATTGATCAAGTGTTAACAGTCCAAGAGGATTTCCAACGACGAGTTAGTAATATTGTGTTTATGGGAATGGGAGAACCTTTATTAAACACAGAAAACGTGATTGCTGCGATTAAATCCTTGAATCAAGATGTGGGAATTGGACAACGAATGATCACTGTTTCTACGGTTGGTTTACGAGGAAAAATTCGCGAATTTGCAGAATATGATTTGCAAGTAACTTTAGCCGTGAGTTTACACGCTTCCTATCAAAATATTAGAGAAGAATTAATTCCCAGCGCCAAGGCTTATCCCCTATCCCAATTATTTGCAGAATGTCGAGATTATGTTAAATTAACTGGAAGAAGAATTAGTTTTGAATATATCCTTTTAGCGGGATTAAATGATTTACCCGAACACGCCATAGAATTAGCCAGTCAGTTAAGAGGATTTCAAAGTCATGTTAATTTGATTCCCTATAACCCGATTCAAGAAGTCGATTATAAACGACCAAATACCCAAGGAATTAATGAGTTTATGGATATCTTAAAAGAGCGTAAAATTGCCGTGAGTGTGAGATATTCCAGGGGGTTAGAAGCGGATGCAGCTTGTGGACAATTACGCGCTTCTCAGGCTTAG
- a CDS encoding multi-sensor hybrid histidine kinase codes for MPQRFPLPIRFSIPIILITCGGFFGLISFRQEIIETSHTQTTNAKNYLKIYAGQTARILDYMERKNSIEGGNIDDIETIIISQIGSDPNLSLVVKIDDQNIIRLSSNYELKGTSITQTINYDYRSHFASVKEKMAGKILISQDQKKLIAIYPLVLHILPNEIKPSRVGILLLEYDLTSVQKESFNAALRRSLIFNGVLTIFCLGLWFFFYLTFTKRVYRLVSASNSLAEGKLDIRTKLTGSDELMQVSVAFDRMAVKIQENANALQYQAEREGLLREITQRVRQSLDLETIFNTATEETRKFLDVDRVCIFKFDPESDDNQGEFVSESVKTGVNSILNIKIEENCLKEQDKFPDPQNQILIDDIYQVKKSDCYSRFLEQFKIQANLLIPLVINGKFWGLFCIHQCYEPRKWQELEIDYVQQIANQLSIAIQQTDLFKQINKELTEKQKAEAKLTESNQQLEISNQQLAQATRLKNEFLANMSHELRTPLNAILGMSEALQEEIFGGINDKQQQAIETIATSGTHLLSLINDILDIAKIESGKFEIECAPTSIQHLCESSLLFIKQQSLQKRITIQTKIPPKLPEIIVDERRLRQVLINLLDNAIKFTPAGGKITFDVTIENSSSIGFAVTDTGIGITPENLAKLFQPFIQIDSALNRQYAGTGLGLTLVKRIVEMHGGEVKVESTIDLGSCFAFRLPCQDLLLKSPQSPSENGLNLDPSSTNQALQELSVILLAEDHEANIITISRYLKAKGYQIILAGNGQEAIDQAKLHDPDLILMDIQMPVMDGLEAIQRIREDSDRKLANIPIIALTALAMTSDKQKCLEAGANDYLTKPVKLSQLTSTIQQILAQGKN; via the coding sequence ATGCCCCAACGTTTTCCCCTACCGATAAGATTTTCAATTCCTATCATTTTAATTACTTGTGGTGGTTTTTTCGGGCTGATATCGTTTCGTCAAGAAATTATTGAAACCTCCCATACGCAAACAACAAATGCTAAAAATTATCTGAAAATTTATGCTGGACAAACAGCCAGAATATTAGATTATATGGAGCGTAAAAATAGTATAGAGGGTGGCAATATTGACGATATAGAAACTATAATTATTAGTCAAATTGGCAGTGATCCGAATCTCTCTTTAGTGGTAAAAATAGATGATCAAAATATCATTCGTTTGTCAAGTAATTATGAACTTAAAGGAACTTCTATCACTCAAACAATAAATTATGATTATCGGTCTCATTTCGCCTCTGTAAAAGAAAAAATGGCAGGAAAGATCCTAATTTCTCAAGATCAAAAAAAGCTGATTGCAATTTATCCCTTAGTTTTACATATTTTACCTAATGAAATTAAACCTTCTCGGGTGGGCATTCTCTTGCTTGAATATGATCTAACCAGTGTTCAAAAAGAATCTTTTAACGCAGCTTTAAGGCGGTCACTAATTTTTAATGGCGTGTTAACAATATTCTGTCTGGGTTTATGGTTTTTCTTCTATTTGACTTTCACAAAACGAGTTTATCGGTTAGTTTCTGCTAGTAATAGTTTAGCCGAAGGCAAGTTAGATATCAGAACTAAATTAACAGGTTCAGATGAACTAATGCAAGTCTCTGTTGCCTTTGATCGGATGGCAGTTAAAATTCAAGAAAATGCTAATGCCTTACAATATCAAGCAGAAAGAGAAGGATTACTCAGGGAAATTACCCAACGAGTTCGTCAATCTTTAGACTTAGAAACTATTTTTAATACGGCGACAGAGGAGACTCGTAAATTTCTTGACGTGGATCGGGTTTGTATTTTTAAATTCGATCCTGAATCTGACGATAATCAGGGGGAATTTGTGTCTGAATCTGTGAAAACAGGAGTTAATTCAATTCTAAATATTAAAATCGAAGAAAATTGTTTAAAAGAACAAGATAAATTTCCCGATCCCCAGAATCAAATTCTAATTGATGATATTTATCAAGTCAAAAAAAGTGACTGTTATTCTCGTTTTTTAGAACAATTTAAAATTCAAGCTAATTTGTTAATTCCCTTAGTTATTAATGGAAAATTCTGGGGTTTATTTTGCATTCATCAATGTTATGAACCTCGAAAATGGCAAGAATTAGAAATTGATTATGTCCAACAAATTGCCAATCAATTATCGATCGCAATTCAACAAACAGATCTGTTTAAGCAGATTAATAAAGAATTAACAGAAAAACAGAAAGCCGAAGCAAAATTAACCGAAAGTAACCAACAATTGGAAATATCTAATCAACAACTTGCCCAAGCAACTCGTCTCAAAAATGAGTTTCTTGCTAATATGAGCCATGAATTGCGTACTCCCCTAAATGCTATTTTAGGGATGTCCGAAGCTCTCCAAGAGGAAATATTTGGCGGAATCAACGATAAACAACAACAAGCAATAGAAACTATTGCCACCAGTGGCACTCATTTACTATCATTAATTAATGATATCCTCGATATCGCTAAAATTGAATCAGGAAAATTTGAAATAGAATGCGCTCCTACATCCATTCAGCATTTATGCGAATCAAGTTTGCTTTTTATCAAACAGCAATCTCTACAAAAAAGGATTACAATTCAGACGAAAATTCCCCCAAAGCTACCAGAAATTATCGTAGATGAACGGCGCCTCCGACAAGTTTTAATTAATCTACTCGATAATGCTATTAAATTCACCCCCGCCGGGGGAAAAATCACATTTGATGTTACTATTGAAAATTCCTCATCTATAGGCTTTGCCGTCACCGATACGGGTATTGGTATTACTCCTGAAAATCTCGCTAAACTGTTTCAACCCTTTATCCAAATTGATAGTGCTTTAAATCGTCAATATGCGGGGACAGGTTTAGGACTTACCCTGGTTAAACGAATTGTGGAAATGCACGGTGGGGAGGTAAAAGTTGAGAGTACAATTGATCTCGGTAGTTGTTTTGCCTTCCGTCTCCCTTGTCAAGATTTACTATTAAAATCTCCTCAATCTCCTAGTGAAAATGGGTTAAATTTAGATCCAAGTTCTACAAATCAAGCATTACAAGAACTGTCGGTAATTCTATTAGCAGAAGATCATGAAGCTAATATTATTACTATCTCTCGTTATCTGAAGGCAAAAGGATACCAAATCATCTTAGCGGGAAATGGTCAAGAGGCAATTGATCAGGCAAAATTACACGATCCAGATTTAATTTTAATGGATATTCAGATGCCTGTTATGGATGGTTTAGAAGCAATTCAACGGATTCGTGAGGATAGCGATCGCAAACTAGCTAATATACCTATTATTGCCCTCACAGCCCTAGCAATGACTAGCGATAAACAAAAATGCTTAGAAGCAGGTGCAAATGACTATTTGACTAAACCTGTTAAACTCAGTCAACTCACAAGTACAATTCAACAAATATTAGCCCAAGGGAAAAACTAA
- a CDS encoding putative ABC transporter permease protein, whose amino-acid sequence MTSVQSPPSHQPPETIALSAKEWLQKNLFNTWYNTLITIGISSLLLSMLTGFISWAFTTAKWAVIPANFPLFFVGRFPVDQYWRLWVMLGMIAIFSGITWGFLARNTRILFSKNILIGISLIGILAVITPTPIVFRLLLIVMILLLVAGAWGGKTIGNTQPKLGKWLPFSWFLLLLICVWFIGGGLGLKVVETNLWGGLMLTLLMSIISILLCFPIGILLALGRQSNLPIIRILSTVYIEVIRGLPLITILFMGQILLPLFLPEGARPDRILRAIIGLTMFSSAYLAENIRGGLQGIPRGQTEAAKALGLNTPLTVSLIVLPQALKVAIPSIVGQFISLFQDTTLLSIVGLMELLGISRSILANPKFLGRHLEVYIFVGILYWVFCYGMSIASQKLEQQLNTEHK is encoded by the coding sequence ATGACTTCTGTACAATCCCCGCCCAGCCATCAACCGCCTGAAACCATTGCTTTAAGCGCAAAGGAATGGTTACAAAAAAACTTATTTAATACTTGGTATAATACCCTAATTACGATTGGAATTAGTTCCCTGTTATTGTCAATGCTAACGGGGTTTATATCTTGGGCTTTTACTACTGCTAAATGGGCTGTAATTCCTGCTAACTTCCCCCTATTTTTTGTGGGGCGTTTTCCCGTTGATCAATATTGGCGATTGTGGGTTATGCTGGGAATGATTGCGATTTTTTCTGGGATAACCTGGGGATTTTTAGCTAGAAATACCAGAATTTTATTTAGTAAAAATATCTTAATTGGGATTAGTTTAATCGGAATTTTAGCGGTTATTACTCCCACTCCAATAGTTTTTCGTCTGCTATTAATTGTGATGATATTATTATTGGTAGCGGGTGCTTGGGGGGGTAAAACCATTGGAAATACTCAACCAAAACTGGGAAAGTGGTTGCCTTTTTCTTGGTTTTTATTACTATTAATTTGTGTTTGGTTTATTGGCGGTGGACTGGGATTAAAAGTAGTTGAAACTAACCTATGGGGGGGACTAATGTTGACATTATTGATGTCAATTATTAGTATTTTATTATGTTTTCCCATTGGAATATTATTAGCATTAGGGCGACAAAGCAATTTACCCATAATCAGAATTTTATCAACGGTTTATATTGAAGTAATTCGAGGATTACCCTTAATTACTATTCTATTTATGGGTCAAATTTTACTGCCTTTATTCCTTCCTGAAGGAGCGCGACCCGATCGCATTTTACGCGCTATTATTGGATTAACTATGTTTAGTTCAGCCTATTTAGCGGAGAACATCCGAGGGGGTTTACAAGGTATTCCCAGAGGTCAAACCGAAGCCGCTAAAGCATTGGGATTAAATACACCTTTAACGGTGAGTTTAATTGTTTTACCCCAAGCCTTAAAAGTGGCAATTCCTTCAATTGTAGGTCAGTTTATTAGCCTATTTCAAGATACAACTTTACTGTCAATTGTGGGATTAATGGAATTATTAGGAATAAGTCGCTCTATTTTAGCCAACCCTAAGTTTTTAGGACGACATTTAGAGGTTTATATTTTCGTTGGGATTTTGTACTGGGTATTTTGTTATGGGATGTCGATAGCTAGTCAAAAATTAGAACAACAATTGAATACGGAGCATAAATAA